The nucleotide window aaggacctttagtaaaatgaaaatttcacaaatttggATTGAGAATTATAGCATTATGGAatgtttttctattaattttttttacctcaaaaatgaattttttaggtTTGAAAATATAGGATATCATGTGAGATTTGCGAAAATCTGACTCCTAAAGCACTAAGAGCACTAAAAAAAGTTAGGAGCAAAACTTTGAAAAGCCGAGTGACAGACTGATTTTAGACAGTAGATAGCTTAATTTTGGAATTCCTGCCTCCATataaatcatcttagaattatttattttcaggaattgctaatttattttcaaatatgtgGCTGAGATATCTGCAAGTTCTGATGATTGATGCATGTTCTGAAATTGTGATGATTCTCTACTGATAAAATTACAGAAATGTGTGTCtgtattttattatgattaatgaatGATAAGACTAGTAGAGCATGAACTCCGACAATTATATCTGTggcatgaaaaattattttataatgtgtgtgtgtgtgtgtgtatttgtgCATATTGTCACATTTATCTATACGCATTGTGGTTTGGGTCCGGGGGTGTTCGACCTTCAACAAATTGTTTGTTATGTTTTCTTATATGGCTATAATTACAGTTGTTATGTTGTCCGTTTGTTTGGTGACAAGTGGTTTCTACCGCTTAAGGGATCACTACTGGTTCCCTGAGAGTAGTACGTAGGCCTGAGCCACGTCTctctttcttgtttgtttgtttatacGCATTCGTTGATGTATCTGGTATGAGGGTTGCACACGTGATGCGGTGGCAAGATTCAAAAGGACTGGACAGAGAGTAAAAAAACCATGGTTCTATTTCCTTCTGTGAGAATGTGAGGTTGCATTAAGGAAGTGGATGATGGACAAAGATACATTAGGGTGTAGTGGGCAGAGAGGTTCAAAGAACTTAGGGGAATTAGCGAGTGGTGACTACCCAGCATTTGGTGCTCTCATTTGGCATAGGTAACTCACAGGCCTCACTTTGCTACTCCTGACAAGCTCCGAGACTATCTATTTTGAGTTGGGAGATTAGGGATCAGAGTATTATGTATTCGTATGTAGTGATTGCTCCCAACTGTTGTCCACATGATTTTGTAAGACCTTCAAGACCTGGGAGGATTGGTGGCAGTGATTGGGCCCTATTGTGAATTAAGTGTAATAGATATGCAATTATGATGCGGGAGTGTTGTTTGTTTAAATAACCACATGTAATGGTTACATCGattgtatgttttaattttgttttactatTGCCTATTGTTTGTGGTGTTCGAGGACTAGAGGACTCACCCTTACAACCAACAACTTTTAGGTACTGACGATGTCGAGTACACTGAGGCGTTTGTAGACTCAGTGTAGCTCGCAAAGAGAGCGGTATGGCCCTGCACCATAACACGGGCTACACGTTACACCTACCATACTTGAGTCCACGTAGTGCCAACTGATAGACCGAATACAATGGGCATCGAGTACACTTAGTGGAGGTTACAAAGGATTGAGGTGACCATTCGGACATGTCATCCGAGGAGATGGACGAGTATCGGGAACTACTGAAGCAGCTGGAACTGATGTCTAAGGAGGAGAGTCATGATTCTTCCAAGGACACATCTTAGTTAGTTCTGTACTTCTAGTGTGATAAGTGGTCTGCTCTGGTTCTAGTTTCTTTACTATTTTGATGTATTTTGAAAGATATTTTGTCCACATGCATGCATTTTGTTGTAGCAGGgatgaaaaatgtattttgtttattatcacACTGTTATGGGTTGTAtccatatatttctttatgacactacaagttttattttatttatgtatggAAACTTAATTACTCTAcatttgcatttattttaatttgatgcaACTATTTAGCATTTTTCGACTATcgcattttgttttaaaagaaattatagtaagatgtttttattatttgttagtaGCGGTAAACAAAAAGTGATgcatatttctaaaataaaataaattaagtgttTTCAAGCAATATTTTCAGTTTAAAATTTGAGGAGTTACACTTTCCAGCTCCCATGTAGCATTATCTTCAATAAttcctctcatgagtcttaAGCTACCTAGATGCATAGGCTTTTGCATAAGAACTCCTCCAAAACCCATCTTAAATGCATCACAATACACTACAAAGGGCTCACTCGGGTTGGGCAAGACCAACATAGGTGTTGATGTTAACCTACTCTTAAGCTTTCGGAAACTGCTCTCGCAATGGCtatcccacacaaaagcttgaTCCTTATGAGTCAACTTGGTCAAAGGCATGGCTAACTTAGAGAAACCCTCTATAAACCTCCTATAGTAACTTGTTAAACCTAGGAAACTCCTAATCtcaaaaatagacttaggtgttTCCCACTTAAGCACAACTTCTACCTTAGATGGGTCTACATCTATCCCTTCCTTGCATATGGCATGTCCTAAGAAACTCACCTCCTCTAACTTGAACTCACACTTGGATAACTTAACATAAAGTTGTTTGACCTTAAGGGTTTGCAACACAACCCTCAAATGCTCAGCATGTCCCTCCTTAGTCTTAGAGTTCACTAGGATATCATCCATGAAGACCACAACAAAACTATCCAAGTAGGGATAGAAGATCCTGTTCATTAAATCCAAGAACACACCAGGCGCATTGGTCAaaccaaaaggcataaccaagtACTTATAGTAACCATAATGGTTCCTAAAAGAAGTCTTTGGAACATCCTCAGACTACACTCAAGTTTGATGGTAACCTGACTTAAGGTCTATCTTACTGAACACACACGCCTCCACTAACTGGTCCATAAGATCATCTATCATTGGTAAAGGATACTTATTCTTAATCGTCACCTTGTTCAATTGACGATAATTTACACACAACCTCATGCTTCCATCATTATTCTTCACTAACAACACAAACGCTTCCCAAGGTGACACACTAGGTCTCACAAACTATTTCTCTAATAgctcctttaattattttttgagctCAGCCAACTCTAAaggagacatcctataaggAGCTATGGATATGGGTCCTATACCGGGTACTAAGTCTATGGAAAACTTAGTTTCACGCTCAGGAGGTAAATTAGAAATTTCCTTTAGGAACACTTCAGGGAAATCTCCCACTGTAGGCATACCCTCAACCACTACATTACTCTCAAGTTTCAAGGAAGCTaactgatcgaggtcgtactcgaatcaaataaacatgaaaatgcagtaactaggaagtgatcctaggtcgtttcccaacgagcaatgacaaaccaaatgttcataatatacttgcgcagtaacagtaacgattgggggggtttgtttgttttgtgattaaagagcagaacaagtaaactggaatatgaaactactaatattaaaaacgggttgtttcctctgattcagaaaccattctcttatcctgggttatggagaattcgttactaacagtcaaccacttaatccaaccctatttcaatttactaagtgaaaatcaacttagggttgtcaatacgtgattaggcaccacatacaccagttagcccttcgtccattaagcatgaacgcaagttaggctcagaggcaattaatcgaacacgacgcgtgcactgattaatgttcacgaatttgggataactggtgaagggaaaactaccaggaaaccacattacaaaagaaacctcaaagagagttggggttcgtcctcaaaaggaaacaacaccagaaaaactaGCATTCCattgattcaaacagaaaacgcaaatgaaacatgaagcagaaacgtaaatgaacagaaatgtaaatgaaacagaaacgtaaatgagacagaaacgtaaatgaaagtagaagaagaagcaagaacgaaattgtaattagaagcagaaaacggaaaattgcattaagaacgaaaatagTAGCCTTAGCATAGAAAAACgtaaaaacctaaaacaaaagctctgaataataaaatagcataacagaatagacttgcacgaatcccaaggctgctatttaaaaagagtcactcaaagtcactgggccctattacaatactttggcccaaaacgaaataaacactgaacaacagaaaataaaattgtgaaatttcctaattagaaattaactaaggtaagcgctgctttatttgccctcttcaagtccataaccaaaatccggattaagcccaatgtttca belongs to Glycine soja cultivar W05 chromosome 5, ASM419377v2, whole genome shotgun sequence and includes:
- the LOC114411170 gene encoding uncharacterized protein LOC114411170; translation: MCGCAGHVAFECKDRKMTCFNFNRPDHISKDCSYPKKELRSKGQSSQANKPKTTRVFSLSGVEASKFDDLIQGTCLINGTPLVVLLDFGATHSFVSSACVKTLSFPLSCLKFDLVVDTLTSGPVTTSDLEVIIGVDWLSSNHVLLNCFDKMVVFDESVEGKDERIFYPYLDSFVVVFMDDILVNSKTKEGHAEHLRVVLQTLKVKQLYVKLSKCEFKLEEVSFLGHAICKEGIDVDPSKVEVVLKWETPKSIFEIRSFLGLTSYYRRFIEGFSKLAMPLTKLTHKDQAFVWDSHCESSFRKLKSRLTSTPMLVLPNPSEPFVVYCDAFKMGFGGVLMQKPMHLGSLRLMRGIIEDNATWELESVTPQILN